GCATAGGTGTAGATGGTGAAGCTCCAGAGGTTCATGCGGGCGACGCCGGCCGGGACGCTGATGAAGGTCCGCACCAGCGGCACCATGCGCCCGGCGAAGACGGCAACCTTGCCCCAGCGGGCAAAGAAGCGCTCGGCGTCGTCGAGGTCGGCCGGGGAGACGAAGACATAGCGCCCCCAGCGTTCCAGGAGGGGGCGGCCGCCCCATACGCCGACGTAGTAGGCGAAGATCGAGCCGAGCGTGCTGCCCAGCGCTCCGAGGGCTCCCGCCAGGGGCAGCAGTTCGTAGCCGTGGCCCTTCTCCTTCACCAGCATCCAGCCCGCGAGGGTCATCACGGCTTCGCTGGGGATGAAGAAGATCACAGTCTCGAGCGCCATGAGCAGGACTACG
Above is a genomic segment from Dehalococcoidia bacterium containing:
- a CDS encoding DedA family protein, encoding MLSGIEDALLDFTRDTYDFMQWPGVVLLMALETVIFFIPSEAVMTLAGWMLVKEKGHGYELLPLAGALGALGSTLGSIFAYYVGVWGGRPLLERWGRYVFVSPADLDDAERFFARWGKVAVFAGRMVPLVRTFISVPAGVARMNLWSFTIYTYAGSFIWSLLLAVIGYELGENWADIRDWMRPIEIPTAALLVVLVAWYVVRHVKKAWEAPQPSGPEA